The Metabacillus litoralis genome contains a region encoding:
- the rpsL gene encoding 30S ribosomal protein S12, whose protein sequence is MPTINQLVRKGRVSKVEKSKSPALNKGYNSFKKEQTNVSSPQKRGVCTRVGTMTPKKPNSALRKYARVRLTNGIEVTAYIPGIGHNLQEHSVVLIRGGRVKDLPGVRYHIVRGALDTAGVDGRMQGRSKYGTKRPKAAKK, encoded by the coding sequence ATGCCTACTATTAATCAATTAGTGCGTAAAGGTCGCGTAAGCAAAGTAGAGAAATCTAAATCACCTGCATTAAACAAAGGTTACAACAGCTTCAAAAAAGAGCAAACTAACGTATCTTCACCTCAAAAACGTGGTGTATGTACTCGTGTAGGTACGATGACGCCGAAGAAACCTAACTCAGCGCTTCGTAAATATGCTCGTGTTCGTTTAACAAACGGAATTGAAGTAACAGCATACATTCCTGGTATTGGCCACAACTTACAAGAGCACAGTGTTGTTCTTATCCGTGGTGGACGTGTAAAAGATTTACCGGGGGTACGTTATCACATCGTTCGTGGTGCGTTAGATACTGCTGGTGTTGATGGACGTATGCAAGGCCGTTCTAAATACGGTACAAAACGTCCAAAAGCTGCTAAAAAATAA
- the rpsG gene encoding 30S ribosomal protein S7, translating to MPRKGPVAKRDVLPDPIYNSKLVTRLVNRIMIDGKRGKAQSVLYNAFDLIKERSGNDAMEVFEQALKNIMPVLEVKARRVGGANYQVPVEVRPDRRTTLGLRWLVNYARLRGEKTMEERLANEILDAANNTGAAVKKREDTHKMAEANKAFAHYRW from the coding sequence ATGCCACGTAAAGGTCCTGTAGCAAAAAGAGATGTGTTACCAGATCCAATTTACAATTCAAAGCTTGTTACACGTTTAGTAAACAGAATTATGATCGACGGAAAAAGAGGTAAAGCACAATCTGTACTTTACAATGCTTTCGATTTAATTAAAGAACGTTCAGGTAATGATGCAATGGAAGTGTTTGAACAAGCACTTAAAAACATCATGCCAGTTCTTGAAGTTAAAGCACGTCGTGTAGGTGGTGCTAACTACCAAGTACCTGTAGAAGTACGTCCAGATCGTCGTACAACTTTAGGTTTACGTTGGTTAGTAAACTACGCTCGTCTTCGTGGAGAAAAAACGATGGAAGAGCGTTTAGCTAACGAAATTCTAGATGCTGCTAACAACACTGGTGCAGCAGTTAAGAAACGTGAAGATACTCATAAGATGGCTGAAGCAAATAAAGCATTTGCTCACTATCGTTGGTAA
- the fusA gene encoding elongation factor G: MAREFSLKNTRNIGIMAHIDAGKTTTTERVLYYTGRIHKIGETHEGASQMDWMEQEQERGITITSAATTASWKGHRVNIIDTPGHVDFTVEVERSLRVLDGAVAVLDAQSGVEPQTETVWRQATTYGVPRVVFVNKMDKIGADFLYSVSTLHDRLQANAHPIQLPIGAEDQFEGIIDLVEMKATFYGNDLGTDIVDKEIPEEYQEQAEEYREKLVEAVAELDEDLMERYLGGEEISNDELKAAIRKGTLNVEFYPVICGSAFKNKGVQKMLDAVIDYLPAPIDVAAIKGIIPDTEEEVTRESSDEGPFAALAFKVMTDPYVGKLTFFRVYSGTLSSGSYIQNSTKGKRERVGRILQMHANSREEISEVYSGDIAAAVGLKDTTTGDTLCDEKNLVILESMQFPEPVIQLSVEPKSKADQDKMTTALQKLQEEDPTFRAHTDPETGQTIIAGMGELHLDILVDRMKREFKVEANVGAPQVAYRETFRQGAKVEGKFARQSGGRGQFGHVWIEFEPNEEGKGFEFENKIVGGVVPREYVPAVQAGLEDAMQNGVLAGFPLVDVKAALVDGSYHDVDSSEMAFKIAASLALKNAVSKCSPVILEPVMKVEVVIPEEYMGDIMGGVTSRRGRVEGMEARGNAQVVRAMVPLSEMFGYATSLRSNTQGRGVFTMHFDHYEEVPKSISEEIIKKNKGE, encoded by the coding sequence ATGGCAAGAGAGTTCTCCTTAAAGAATACTCGTAATATCGGAATCATGGCTCATATTGATGCTGGTAAAACAACAACAACTGAGCGTGTTCTTTATTACACTGGACGTATCCACAAAATCGGTGAAACTCATGAAGGTGCATCTCAGATGGACTGGATGGAGCAAGAACAAGAACGTGGAATCACGATTACTTCTGCGGCGACAACTGCGTCGTGGAAAGGTCATCGTGTAAACATCATTGATACTCCAGGACACGTAGACTTCACTGTTGAAGTTGAACGTTCTTTACGTGTACTTGATGGTGCAGTAGCAGTTCTTGATGCTCAATCAGGTGTTGAGCCACAAACTGAAACAGTATGGCGTCAAGCAACAACATATGGCGTACCACGTGTTGTGTTCGTTAATAAAATGGACAAAATTGGTGCTGACTTCTTATACTCTGTTTCAACTCTACATGATCGTCTTCAAGCGAATGCTCACCCAATTCAATTACCAATTGGTGCTGAGGATCAATTTGAAGGTATTATCGACCTTGTAGAAATGAAGGCTACATTCTATGGTAATGATTTAGGAACTGATATCGTTGATAAAGAAATTCCTGAAGAATACCAAGAACAAGCTGAAGAATACCGTGAAAAGTTAGTTGAAGCAGTAGCAGAACTTGATGAAGACTTAATGGAAAGATACCTTGGTGGAGAAGAAATCTCTAACGATGAGCTAAAAGCTGCAATTCGTAAAGGTACTTTAAATGTAGAATTCTACCCAGTAATCTGTGGATCTGCGTTCAAAAACAAAGGTGTTCAAAAAATGTTAGACGCAGTTATTGATTATCTTCCAGCTCCTATTGACGTAGCTGCAATTAAAGGTATCATTCCTGATACTGAAGAAGAAGTAACTCGTGAATCTAGCGATGAAGGCCCATTCGCTGCATTAGCTTTCAAAGTAATGACAGATCCTTACGTTGGGAAACTTACATTCTTCCGTGTTTACTCTGGTACTTTAAGTTCTGGATCTTACATCCAAAACTCTACTAAAGGTAAGCGTGAGCGTGTAGGTCGTATCCTTCAAATGCACGCAAACAGCCGTGAGGAAATCTCTGAGGTTTACTCTGGTGATATCGCTGCAGCTGTAGGTTTAAAAGATACAACAACTGGTGACACTCTATGTGACGAGAAAAACCTTGTTATCTTAGAGTCTATGCAATTCCCTGAGCCAGTTATTCAACTTTCTGTTGAACCAAAATCAAAAGCAGACCAAGATAAAATGACTACTGCTTTACAAAAACTTCAAGAAGAAGATCCAACATTCCGTGCTCATACTGACCCAGAAACAGGTCAAACAATCATCGCGGGTATGGGTGAGCTTCACCTAGATATCCTAGTTGATCGTATGAAACGTGAATTCAAAGTAGAAGCTAATGTTGGTGCGCCACAGGTTGCATACCGTGAAACATTCCGTCAAGGAGCAAAAGTTGAAGGTAAGTTTGCACGTCAATCTGGTGGTCGTGGACAATTCGGACACGTTTGGATCGAGTTCGAACCAAACGAAGAAGGTAAAGGCTTCGAATTTGAAAACAAAATCGTTGGTGGGGTAGTTCCACGTGAATACGTTCCTGCAGTTCAAGCTGGTCTTGAAGATGCAATGCAAAACGGTGTTCTTGCTGGTTTCCCATTAGTTGATGTAAAAGCTGCTTTAGTAGATGGATCTTACCATGACGTTGACTCAAGTGAGATGGCGTTCAAGATCGCAGCATCTTTAGCTCTTAAAAATGCTGTATCAAAATGTAGCCCTGTAATCCTAGAGCCAGTTATGAAGGTAGAAGTTGTAATTCCAGAAGAATACATGGGAGATATCATGGGAGGAGTTACTTCTCGCCGTGGACGTGTAGAAGGTATGGAAGCTCGTGGTAATGCTCAAGTAGTACGTGCTATGGTTCCACTATCTGAAATGTTTGGTTATGCAACTTCATTACGTTCTAACACTCAAGGACGCGGTGTGTTCACAATGCACTTTGATCACTACGAAGAAGTTCCAAAATCAATTTCTGAAGAAATTATCAAAAAAAATAAAGGTGAGTAA
- the tuf gene encoding elongation factor Tu: MAKEKFDRSKTHANIGTIGHVDHGKTTLTAAITTVLAKRSGKGAAMAYDMIDAAPEERERGITISTAHVEYETETRHYAHVDCPGHADYVKNMITGAAQMDGGILVVSAADGPMPQTREHILLSRQVGVPYLVVFLNKCDMVDDEELLELVEMEVRDLLSEYDFPGDDVPVIKGSALKALEGEAEWEEKIVELMNAVDEYIPTPERDTDKPFMMPVEDVFSITGRGTVATGRVERGQVKVGDVIDIIGLTEEPKSTTVTGVEMFRKLLDYAEAGDNIGALLRGVARDDVQRGQVLAKPGTITPHTNFKAEVYVLSKEEGGRHTPFFTNYRPQFYFRTTDVTGICQLPEGVEMVMPGDNVEMTVELIAPIAIEEGTKFSIREGGRTVGAGVVASIQS, encoded by the coding sequence ATGGCTAAAGAAAAATTCGACCGTTCCAAAACGCATGCTAATATCGGTACAATCGGACACGTTGACCATGGTAAAACAACTTTAACAGCTGCAATCACAACTGTACTTGCTAAGCGCAGTGGTAAAGGTGCAGCGATGGCATATGATATGATCGATGCTGCTCCTGAAGAGCGTGAGCGTGGAATCACTATCTCAACTGCACACGTTGAGTATGAAACTGAAACTCGTCACTATGCACACGTTGACTGCCCAGGACATGCTGACTATGTTAAAAACATGATCACTGGTGCTGCTCAAATGGACGGTGGTATCCTAGTAGTATCTGCTGCTGACGGCCCAATGCCACAAACTCGTGAGCACATCCTATTATCTCGTCAAGTAGGTGTACCTTACCTTGTTGTATTCTTAAACAAATGTGACATGGTTGATGACGAAGAGTTATTAGAACTAGTTGAAATGGAAGTTCGTGACTTACTTTCTGAGTATGATTTCCCAGGTGACGATGTGCCTGTAATCAAAGGTTCTGCTCTTAAAGCACTTGAAGGTGAAGCTGAGTGGGAAGAAAAAATCGTTGAACTTATGAACGCTGTTGATGAGTACATCCCAACTCCAGAACGTGACACTGACAAACCATTCATGATGCCAGTTGAGGACGTATTCTCAATCACTGGTCGTGGAACAGTTGCTACAGGTCGTGTTGAGCGTGGACAAGTTAAAGTTGGTGACGTAATCGACATCATCGGTTTAACTGAAGAGCCAAAATCAACTACTGTAACAGGTGTTGAAATGTTCCGTAAGCTTCTTGATTATGCTGAAGCTGGTGACAACATCGGTGCACTTCTTCGTGGGGTTGCTCGTGATGATGTTCAACGTGGACAAGTACTTGCTAAACCAGGTACAATCACTCCACACACTAACTTCAAAGCAGAAGTTTATGTATTATCAAAAGAAGAAGGTGGACGTCACACTCCATTCTTCACTAACTACCGTCCTCAGTTCTACTTCCGTACAACTGATGTAACTGGTATCTGCCAACTTCCTGAAGGCGTAGAAATGGTTATGCCTGGGGATAACGTTGAAATGACAGTTGAACTTATTGCTCCAATCGCGATTGAAGAAGGAACTAAATTCTCAATCCGTGAAGGTGGACGTACAGTAGGCGCTGGCGTTGTAGCTTCTATCCAATCTTAA